The following are encoded together in the Salvia hispanica cultivar TCC Black 2014 chromosome 6, UniMelb_Shisp_WGS_1.0, whole genome shotgun sequence genome:
- the LOC125196843 gene encoding uncharacterized protein LOC125196843: MNRRRATSSTGAPSPSLKDAQSKLLRVVWHHEQLKVSFEQLRSQIRAGLLEADDVFVSLALQLMKLVGLKTTEMAEERRFSTIVSSFDSSQPQPEDYMEKAMKAGNELMERQKLQIIHIIGILQNIENQVNSSRKSIVKDLAECQSFISKLFRKASSVVSSAHQSGSSNDLAQVTQKVLKYTFNQVGVAIGSVEVGVEDMITGLADKMCNPMCQYVRGLKAEMKTGACTYSLETVKEMHEVMQVRRLELEEAKSQTRYAEQSRIEALSMLTQSEETGKKLMMSLRLLSDDRTGLEQEAVKVREDQAKDDCLMWELLRQKSQSPSDSPLGPNVLQGIGTSSSRLPSKRVNSMLIPSYRAPKRPQIKRTIHPLTPR, translated from the exons ATGAATCGCCGCAGAGCCACTAGCTCCACCGGCGCTCCGTCGCCGTCGCTCAAAGATGCGCAATCGAAGCTCTTGCGTGTCGTCTGGCACCACGAGCAGCTCAAAGTCTCATTCGAACAGCTCCGATCTCAGATTCGAGCTGGTTTGCTTGAG GCGGATGATGTGTTCGTGTCGCTGGCTCTTCAGCTAATGAAGCTGGTAGGACTGAAGACGACTGAGATGGCTGAAGAGAGGAGATTTAGCACGATCGTGTCCTCTTTTGACAGTTCACAACCGCAG CCAGAAGACTATATGGAAAAAGCCATGAAAGCTGGAAATGAGCTGATGGAGAGACAGAAGCTACAGATAATTCATATCATTGGCATTCTTCAAAATATCGAAAATCAGGTCAATTCAAGCAGAAAAAGCATCGTTAAGGACCTTGCCGAGTGTCAATCGTTCATAAGCAAGCTCTTCCGCAAAGCTTCTTCAGTTGTTTCTTCGGCACATCAGTCTGGCAGCAGCAATGACCTAGCTCAAGTGACGCAAAAGGTTCTCAAATATACATTTAATCAAGTAGGAGTCGCCATTGGATCAGTGGAGGTTGGAGTAGAAGACATGATTACTGGACTGGCTGACAAAATGTGCAATCCAATGTGTCAGTATGTCCGTGGTCTTAAGGCTGAAATGAAGACTGGAGCATGCACATATTCACTGGAGACTGTTAAGGAGATGCATGAAGTAATGCAGGTCAGGAGACTTGAGTTGGAGGAAGCAAAAAGTCAGACTAGATACGCAGAACAAAGCAGGATTGAGGCATTGAGCATGTTAACGCAATCAGAAGAAACAGGCAAGAAGCTGATGATGTCCTTGAGATTGCTATCAGATGATAGGACTGGACTGGAACAAGAG GCGGTAAAAGTGAGAGAAGATCAGGCTAAAGACGACTGCTTAATGTGGGAATTACTGAGGCAGAAAAGCCAGTCCCCATCAGACAGTCCTCTGGGACCAAATGTGCTTCAAGGGATAGGAACAAGCAGCAGTAGACTTCCTTCGAAAAGGGTGAACTCCATGCTCATTCCGAGTTACAGGGCTCCTAAACGTCCTCAGATAAAGAGGACGATTCATCCATTAACACCAAGATGA